The following are encoded together in the Bicyclus anynana chromosome 2, ilBicAnyn1.1, whole genome shotgun sequence genome:
- the LOC112058455 gene encoding zinc finger protein interacting with ribonucleoprotein K, whose product MESYVNIYNSICRLCLRYNDCKKMISLIDGNSVSGLSPHAKAVLTFAKISISKEDCFPSNMCLECLYLLKQAIRFKLVTESSDNCLKNLKSSACNDSENFKDNIVEYTMLKFYFPTESFTETGECFTNMNALQEPTVKQSSKKYKKHKKFQLSSSTSCMYDDVFDNYEPESDTESTSRDENKVLNEFDNNIDSKIRLPTPTTVQKVFIRKKQGIKRRKLLTRENRLQKDLLCNICNKILANQYTYKAHMQKHNGYRFICEHCGKGYPVYNVLQAHQLLKHSMGPYRQCSYCPFKAPGKIELTEHERIHSGERPYTCDKCGLTFRRRAIWRKHLLHHSEKKIQCSLCPRKFYLKSDMLAHVNNIHNRVYMFSCSECGATYTSTKTVRRHMTERHGIPREMQGKIMRVNKRADGDQE is encoded by the exons ATGGAATCCTATGTAAATATCTACAATTCCATTTGTCGTTTATGTTTAAGATACAATGACTGTAAGAAAATGATATCCCTAATTGATGGAAACAGCGTTAGTGGGCTATCTCCGCATGCTAAAGCAGTGTTGACTTTCGCTAAAATAAGTATCAGTAAAGAAGACTGTTTTCCCAGCAATATGTGTTTAGagtgtttgtatttattaaagcaAGCTATTCGCTTTAAATTAGTGACTGAGTCTAgtgataattgtttaaaaaacttgaAGAGTTCGGCATGCAATGACAGTGAAAATTTCAAAGATAATATTGTTGAATACACAATGTTAAAGTTTTACTTTCCGACTGAGAGCTTCACAGAAACGGGTGAATGTTTTACCAATATGAATGCTCTCCAAGAACCCACAGTGAAGCAAAGTtcgaaaaaatataagaaacatAAGAAATTTCAATTATCTAGTAGCACATCTTGTATGTATGATGACGTTTTTGATAATTATGAGCCAGAGTCGGACACTGAAAGTACTTCACGTGATGAGAACAAAGTTTTGAATGAATTTGACAACAATATTGATTCCAAAATCAGATTACCAACTCCTACTACTGTACAGAAAGTGTTTATAAGAAAGAAACAAGGCATAAAAAGGAGAAAACTTTTGACCAGGGAAAATAGGCTCCAAAAAGACTTGCTTtgtaatatatgtaataaaattttggCAAATCAATATACATATAAGGCTCACATGCAGAAACATAATGGATACAG GTTTATATGTGAACACTGTGGTAAAGGTTACCCTGTTTATAATGTTCTGCAAGCCCACCAGCTATTGAAACATAGTATGGGCCCATACCGTCAATGTTCATACTGCCCTTTTAAAGCTCCTGGAAAAATTGAATTGACTGAACATGAAAGAATACATTCAGGAGAGCGCCCGTACACTTGTGACAAGTGTGGATTAACTTTTCGTAGAAGAGCTATATGGAGGAAGCACTTATTACACCATTCTGAGAAGAAAATTCAATGTTCCCTATGTCCTAGGAAATTCTACTTGAAAAGTGACATGTTAGCACATGttaataacattcataatagaGTATACATGTTTTCATGTAGTGAATGTGGTGCTACATATACTTCAACCAAGACTGTTAGACGACATATGACTGAGCGCCATGGGATTCCAAGGGAGATGCAGGGGAAAATTATGAGGGTTAATAAAAGGGCTGACGGTGATCAAGAGTAA